One segment of Carya illinoinensis cultivar Pawnee chromosome 1, C.illinoinensisPawnee_v1, whole genome shotgun sequence DNA contains the following:
- the LOC122307453 gene encoding sulfite exporter TauE/SafE family protein 3-like: MARTQLNQRALAMSTAAVAWFLFGCLVMMSSFSCAERVLKDKVPEKFVPEKQDRPGFLLRMVHFFWQGGKSSYEHVWPEMEFGWKIVVGTIVGFFGAALGSVGGVGGGGIFVPMLTLIIGFDPKSSTAISKCMIMGAAGSTVYYNLRLRHPTLDMPLIDYDLALLFQPMLMLGISIGVAFNVMFADWMVTVLLIILFIGTSTKALFKGVDTWRKETMMKKEAAKQLESETKPADGSGEEYKALPSGPADNQEEEVPLVRNIYWKEVSMLVYVWVAFLIVQIVKTYTETCSIKYWVLNSLQVPIAVSVTLFEAICLYKGTRVIASKGKEVTNWKLHMIFLYCSCGIIAGMVGGLLGLGGGFILGPLFLELGIPPQVASATSTFAMVFSSSMSVVQYYLLNRFPVPYAAYFVLIATIAAFAGQHVVRKIIALLGRASIIIFILALTIFVSAISLGGVGIANMVEKMANQEYMGFENLCHHA; this comes from the exons ATGGCTCGGACTCAGCTGAATCAGAGAGCTTTGGCAATGTCAACTGCGGCGGTTGCGTGGTTTTTGTTCGGGTGCTTAGTCATGATGAGCAGCTTCAGTTGTGCAGAGAGAGTCTTGAAAGATAAAGTGCCTGAAAAATTTGTCCCTGAGAAACAAGACAGACCTGGATTTCTGCTTAGAATGGTTCATTTCTTCTGGCAGGGTGGGAAATCTTCTTATGAGCATGTTTGGCCG GAAATGGAGTTCGGATGGAAAATTGTAGTAGGAACAATAGTTGGATTCTTTGGCGCAGCATTGGGCAGCGTTGGAGGGGTTGGAGGTGGTGGAATTTTCGTCCCAATGCTCACTTTGATCATTGGTTTCGACCCCAAATCTTCCACTGCCATCTCTAAGT GTATGATCATGGGTGCCGCGGGATCAACAGTATACTACAATCTGAGACTTAGACACCCAACATTGGACATGCCCCTTATAGATTATGATCTGGCATTGCTCTTCCAGCCCATGCTAATGCTAGGAATTAGCATTGGTGTTGCCTTCAACGTCATGTTTGCTGATTGGATGGTCACAGTTCTGCTTATCATCCTTTTTATTG GTACATCAACAAAAGCTTTATTCAAAGGTGTAGATACATGGAGGAAAGAGACAATGATGAAGAAG GAAGCAGCTAAGCAGTTGGAATCAGAGACAAAACCTGCTG ATGGCTCTGGGGAAGAATACAAAGCACTACCAAGTGGTCCTGCTGATAACCAAGAAGAGGAG GTTCCCTTAGTACGCAACATATATTGGAAAGAAGTGTCAATGCTTGTTTATGTCTGGGTGGCTTTTCTTATTGTTCAGATTGTTAAG ACATATACAGAGACCTGCTCCATCAAGTACTGGGTTCTGAACTCCTTGCAG GTACCAATTGCTGTATCAGTCACGCTTTTTGAAGCCATATGCTTATACAAAGGGACCAGGGTGATTGCATCTAAGGGAAAGGAAGTCACAAACTGGAAGTTgcatatgatttttctatactGTAGCTGTGGTATAATAGCTGGTATGGTCGGTGGACTGCTTGGGTTAGGAGGTGGTTTTATCTTGGGACCCCTTTTTCTTGAACTGGGAATTCCTCCTCAG GTAGCAAGCGCCACATCAACCTTTGCAATGGTATTCTCATCCTCCATGTCAGTTGTACAATATTACCTTCTCAACCGTTTCCCAGTTCCATACG CtgcatattttgttttaattgcaACAATTGCTGCCTTTGCTGGTCAGCATGTGGTGAGGAAGATAATTGCACTCCTTGGCAGGGCATCAATAATCATCTTCATACTAGCTCTGACAATATTTGTGAGCGCAATCAGCTTAG GTGGGGTGGGCATTGCAAATATGGTTGAGAAGATGGCAAATCAAGAATATATGGGTTTTGAAAATCTCTGTCACCATGCTTAA